In the Rubrivivax gelatinosus IL144 genome, GGGTGGCGAGGAGCGGGGCACGATCGGGCATGGCGGAGCCGATTCTGGCGGCTGCGGGTTATCCCTCCGCTTGTGGAGACCGCGTAGTCGCCGGCAGCTGTCCGCTGCGTGACATCCTCGCTCTCCGACCCCCGGGCCGCGGGCTTACAGTGGCCGCATGGCCACCCGTCACCCGCACCGCGGCCGCCCCCGGCTGCTGCATTCGGCGCTGGAGGCGCGTGTGCTCGCCGAACTGGCCGTGCTGCCCTGGACGCTGCCGGCGCTGTCGCTGGCCGCGCCGCGCGGCGACGGCCACCCGGTGCTGCTGCTGCCGGGCTTCATGGGCAGCGAGTTCTCGCTGATCGGCCTGGAGCGGTTCCTGCGCCACCGCGGCTACGCCGTCGAGACCTGGGGCCTGGGGCGCAACGTCGGCTTCAACCCGCGGCATGCGACCGCGCTGGAACAGAAGATCCGCCACATGGCGCACCGCGCCGGGCGCCCGGTCAGCCTGGTCGGCTGGAGCCTGGGCGGCGTGTTCTCGGTCTACGGCGCGCACCAGGCGCCGGAGTGCGTGCGCCAGGTCATCACGCTGGGCAGCCCGGTCAGCGTCGATGCCGGGGGCAGCGCCTCGCCGCCGCTGGTCAAGGCGATGTACCGCCTGATCGCCCACCCGCACGGGCCCACCGCGCACACGATGCAGCCGCGGGCCAAGAAGCTGCGCGAGCGCGCGCCGCTGGCGGTGCCGGTGTCCTGCCTGTATTCGCTCAGCGACGGCGTCGTGCCGCCGCAGGAGGCGACGGTCGAGGGCGACCCGGCGCGGCACGAGAACATCCGCGTGCCGGGCAGCCACCTCGGGCTGGGTTTCAACCCGGTGGTGCTGTGGATCGTCGCGGACCGCCTCGCGCAGCCGGACGGCCAGTGGCGGCCGTTCGTGCCGCACGGGGCCTGGGGCCAGGCCTACCGGCTGCTGACGCACCGCGTGCTGCCGGTCTGAGCGCCACCGGCTCGGCCGCGGCCAGCGCCAGGTACTCCTGGAAGCTGTCGCGCACCGCCTGGGTGAAGGTCTCGGGGTCGGGTACGAGCTCGCGGCAGGAGGTCGGCGAGACGACGATGCGGCCGTCGTACTCGGTGATCGCGAACACCAGCCCCATGCCGTCGGCGATCGGCAGGATGGCCGAGAAGTAGGTCATGCGCGCGCCGCACAGGTACAGCGGCTGGCGCGGGCTGCCGACCGCGGTGACGGTGCAGCAGGCCGCCGGCCGGCGCAGTTCGTTGGGGCGCAGGCCGAGCCAGCGCGAGGCGAGCTTCATCGTCGCCGCGGGCACGTGTTCGGCGAGCTCGGTCAAGCCGCGTGCCGCCTGCGAGCGCAGCCCGGCGCGCGCGCTCGCCGTCTGGCGCTGGATGTGGCGCAGGCGGGCGACCGGGTCCTCGATCGTCGTGCCCAGGTTCACCAGCTGCCATGGCGGCTCCACCCCCGGCTCGGGTGCGGCGCCGGCGATCGGCGCGATCGCTTCCAGGTCGGCTTCGGGCAGCTCGCCGTTGGCGTCCAGGTAACGCCGCAGGCCGCCGGCGCAGACCGCCAGCACCGCGTCGGTGACGGTGGCGCGCGGCAGCAGCGTGCGGATGCGCTCGAACTCGGCGACCATGAAGCGGCGCGTGTCGAAGACGCGGTGCGGCGAGACCACCGAGTTGAAGCGTGTCGCGTGGTGCTGCTCGGGCGCGACGACGTCGGCGGCGAAGGTCCAGGCCACCGGCGCCAGCCGCAGCAGCGGCGCGGCCAGCGACAGCGGCGACAGCGCGGTGTGCAGCGCGCCGCGCGCCAGCAGCTTCAGCGCGCCGGGCGCACGTTCGGGGAACCAGGGCTCGGGCGGCTCGGCACGCGGCGGTTCGGCGACGAGGTCGTGCAGCGCCTCGACGATCTCGTGGCGCCCGGCGACGTCGACCGCGGCGTGGTGGATCTTGGTCAGCACCGCGAAGCTGCCGGCCGGCAGGTCGACGAAGCTGTCCAGGCCCTCGATGACGTAGAGCTCCCACAGCGGCCGGTTCAAGTCCAGCGCGCGGGCGTGGATGCGCGAGGCCTGGATGCAGAACTGGCGCCAGTCGCCCGGCTTGGGCAGCGCGATGTGGCGCACGTGGTACTCGAGGTCGAAGTGCTCGTCCTCCACCCAGTACGGGTAGTCCAGCTCCAGCGGCACGCGCAGCAGGCGCTGGCGGAACACCGGCGAGCGCTGCAGCCGCCCGGCGACGTGCGCCAGGATGCTCTTGAAGCGCACCGTGCCGCCCGGCGCGGTGCTCTGGTCGTAGATCTGGACGAAGGTGACGTTCGCGTTGGCGTGCGTCGTGTCGGCGTAGAGGAAGCTGGCTTCGTGACCGCTCAACTGGCGCATGGACCCTCCGCGAAAGATCAGGACACCGGCAGGGCGCGTGCCGCCGTGCCGGTCCGTTTGCGCGGCGGCTTCGGGCGGCTGGCGGCGACCAGCTCGTCCAGCGACTCCAGCAGCGCCGCCCTCAGTTCGCCGGCGTCGGCCACCGCGGCCTGCGCGGCGGTGAAGCCGAAGCCCAGTTCGCCGGCATAGCTCATCACCGTGATGTTCAGGCCGATGCCGTGCTCGACGATGGACAGCGGCCAGTAGCTCGTCATGCGCGCGCCGGCCAGGTACAGCGG is a window encoding:
- a CDS encoding wax ester/triacylglycerol synthase family O-acyltransferase produces the protein MRQLSGHEASFLYADTTHANANVTFVQIYDQSTAPGGTVRFKSILAHVAGRLQRSPVFRQRLLRVPLELDYPYWVEDEHFDLEYHVRHIALPKPGDWRQFCIQASRIHARALDLNRPLWELYVIEGLDSFVDLPAGSFAVLTKIHHAAVDVAGRHEIVEALHDLVAEPPRAEPPEPWFPERAPGALKLLARGALHTALSPLSLAAPLLRLAPVAWTFAADVVAPEQHHATRFNSVVSPHRVFDTRRFMVAEFERIRTLLPRATVTDAVLAVCAGGLRRYLDANGELPEADLEAIAPIAGAAPEPGVEPPWQLVNLGTTIEDPVARLRHIQRQTASARAGLRSQAARGLTELAEHVPAATMKLASRWLGLRPNELRRPAACCTVTAVGSPRQPLYLCGARMTYFSAILPIADGMGLVFAITEYDGRIVVSPTSCRELVPDPETFTQAVRDSFQEYLALAAAEPVALRPAARGASAAGRPGPRPRAARTAATGRPAARGGPRRSTAPPG